A window of the Candidatus Limnocylindrales bacterium genome harbors these coding sequences:
- a CDS encoding methyltransferase domain-containing protein: MSENPQIGSYKYYERLYEVEGEHWWFRGIRTITAGILDARYQGAKNLHILDAGCGTGVTLTWLKRYSLPKQIVGIDLSWYALQFCQRRGHPLLCQSSVLELPFKSNLFDLIVCHDVLQHLPGNSSDKIALGEFYRTLKPGGCLLVRTNSSQGMGRGKSLKEEDYRMYRLDELCDKVQQKGFRILKATYANSLLSIFPTVKRYLRQRKNHRSHHHNQGLAVRLLPPPLRWLNILLYGVMKGEAWFLSKPSRILPFGHTIILLVQKPGLENGDHSKI; encoded by the coding sequence ATGTCTGAGAACCCGCAAATAGGTTCCTATAAATATTACGAACGGCTTTATGAAGTGGAAGGAGAACACTGGTGGTTCAGAGGCATACGTACCATTACTGCCGGGATTTTAGATGCCAGGTATCAGGGGGCGAAGAACCTGCATATCCTGGATGCGGGATGTGGGACAGGGGTTACGCTCACCTGGTTGAAACGGTATAGTTTACCCAAACAAATAGTAGGCATAGATCTGTCATGGTATGCTTTACAATTTTGTCAAAGACGGGGCCATCCTCTTTTATGTCAGTCCTCGGTTCTGGAATTACCCTTTAAAAGCAATTTGTTTGATTTGATTGTATGCCATGATGTCCTTCAGCATTTGCCGGGAAATAGTTCCGACAAAATAGCTTTGGGAGAGTTCTACCGAACCCTGAAGCCAGGAGGTTGCTTGCTTGTGCGGACAAACTCGAGTCAGGGAATGGGCAGGGGAAAGTCTTTAAAAGAGGAAGACTATAGGATGTACCGTCTGGATGAGTTATGCGATAAAGTTCAGCAGAAGGGCTTTCGTATTTTGAAAGCAACTTATGCCAATAGCTTGTTGTCTATTTTTCCTACGGTCAAGCGTTATTTAAGGCAAAGAAAAAACCACCGTTCCCATCATCATAATCAAGGATTAGCTGTCAGATTGCTTCCACCCCCTCTACGATGGCTGAATATCCTTCTGTATGGAGTGATGAAAGGTGAAGCCTGGTTTCTTTCTAAGCCTTCCAGGATATTACCCTTTGGTCACACCATTATTCTTTTAGTTCAAAAACCAGGACTTGAAAATGGGGACCATTCCAAAATTTAA
- a CDS encoding glycosyltransferase family 1 protein, whose product MHLGVNAIRFTRKFTGVGRYMECVLKEWSQMDLPFDRITLFTHTPLQQEVLSFPLERYQVKVIGKKLPDPLWEWSSLRSQSKDLDVLFCPSYTIPIGYTGKCLVTNLGPAENTLGSYHWWRAQVYELLYRYSAHKANKVCACSHSVKKRLIEVYKIPPQKIKVTYLAASEAFRPIHDHVTLEQIRRHYIGGDNPVILFVGKLAKRHYIPHLLKAFAGVKKSKNIPHKLVLVGPDYLNLNIPARANKLGIGDSVIHIPYVYHKDLPPLYNIAEFFVYPSSEAEGFGIPVIEAMACGVPVITVNQGSLREFAPGAAFLIQSSAVSELQNALEKMIYDADLRKDLAAKGLERAKTITWQITAEKTMEILWELAQA is encoded by the coding sequence ATGCATCTGGGAGTCAATGCAATTCGTTTTACAAGGAAATTTACAGGGGTCGGGAGATATATGGAGTGTGTTCTCAAAGAATGGAGCCAGATGGACCTTCCGTTTGATAGAATTACACTTTTTACCCATACTCCCCTCCAACAAGAAGTACTTTCATTTCCCTTAGAGAGATATCAGGTAAAAGTAATCGGTAAAAAACTTCCCGATCCATTATGGGAATGGAGTTCCTTGCGTTCCCAGTCTAAAGATCTGGATGTATTATTTTGTCCGTCTTATACGATTCCAATAGGCTACACGGGAAAATGTCTGGTAACCAATCTGGGTCCGGCTGAAAATACCCTGGGAAGTTATCATTGGTGGAGGGCCCAGGTGTATGAACTCTTATACCGATACAGCGCCCATAAGGCTAACAAAGTATGTGCCTGTTCCCATTCAGTAAAGAAACGCCTTATTGAGGTTTATAAAATACCCCCCCAAAAAATTAAGGTAACCTACTTAGCGGCCAGTGAGGCATTTCGCCCTATTCACGATCACGTAACTTTAGAGCAGATCCGACGTCACTACATCGGTGGAGATAACCCAGTTATATTGTTTGTCGGTAAACTGGCCAAACGACATTACATTCCTCATCTCTTGAAAGCCTTTGCTGGCGTGAAAAAAAGTAAAAACATTCCCCACAAATTAGTATTAGTCGGCCCGGATTATCTAAACTTGAACATACCTGCCCGTGCAAATAAACTCGGGATAGGAGATTCTGTGATTCATATCCCCTATGTATATCATAAGGATCTACCTCCGCTTTACAATATTGCAGAGTTTTTTGTTTATCCCTCTTCAGAAGCAGAGGGCTTCGGTATCCCTGTCATAGAAGCCATGGCTTGTGGAGTTCCCGTTATTACAGTCAACCAGGGTAGTTTACGCGAGTTTGCGCCAGGAGCCGCCTTTTTAATACAGTCCAGTGCGGTATCGGAGTTACAAAATGCTTTGGAAAAAATGATATATGATGCAGACCTAAGAAAAGATTTAGCTGCTAAAGGACTTGAACGGGCAAAGACCATTACCTGGCAGATTACTGCAGAGAAAACTATGGAGATCTTATGGGAACTGGCACAGGCTTAA
- a CDS encoding radical SAM protein, whose translation MISLLKRMVRHIRLSLRTITSPEDKTPPFLILFINSTCNLTCEHCFYWRSLNKEDDLTRDEIINLAKELGPLENLNLSGGEPFIRQELGEICRFFISNNKVKQIYIPTSGYFTKKTEKQLKEILKEPSLQLVAIELSLDGMPEYHNKFRGNNKSFENAMETYDMLAELQKIDPRVRIHSISTATSENIHEIMKLTHYLYERCPAMDHHNLAIIRGDRKNPSLKGPQLEAYRNLYQTIALVWREREKKRFGAIVEPLLQWAKYETIRQQTQVIPCMAGRLSAVVYANGDVSVCEIHPPLGNLREKSFFEIWNSPAARRLREDIRAKKCYCTTEMFLWPSITFQPLQLVKALYGARRWEKPRLG comes from the coding sequence ATGATAAGTTTGCTGAAACGAATGGTAAGGCATATAAGGCTTTCACTTAGAACCATAACTTCGCCAGAAGACAAAACCCCACCCTTTCTGATTTTATTTATTAACTCGACCTGTAATTTAACCTGTGAACATTGTTTTTATTGGCGAAGTTTGAATAAAGAGGATGATCTGACACGGGATGAAATAATTAATCTGGCAAAGGAGCTAGGGCCTCTAGAAAATCTAAATTTATCAGGTGGAGAACCTTTCATCCGACAAGAACTGGGTGAGATCTGTAGATTTTTTATCTCGAATAACAAGGTAAAGCAAATTTATATCCCAACCAGCGGTTATTTCACCAAAAAAACTGAGAAACAACTCAAAGAAATATTGAAAGAACCTTCTCTTCAACTCGTTGCCATAGAGTTATCCCTGGATGGTATGCCAGAATATCATAACAAATTTAGGGGCAATAATAAATCGTTTGAGAATGCAATGGAAACCTATGATATGCTGGCAGAACTCCAAAAAATAGATCCCAGAGTTCGTATCCATTCTATTTCTACCGCTACATCTGAAAATATTCATGAAATCATGAAATTGACCCATTACTTGTATGAGCGATGTCCCGCCATGGATCATCATAATCTGGCAATTATTCGCGGAGATCGGAAGAACCCTTCTTTAAAAGGTCCTCAACTGGAAGCTTATAGAAATCTTTACCAGACGATAGCCCTGGTATGGAGAGAAAGGGAGAAAAAACGTTTTGGGGCGATTGTAGAGCCCCTGCTTCAATGGGCAAAATACGAGACCATCCGGCAACAAACTCAGGTCATACCCTGTATGGCGGGAAGATTGAGTGCGGTTGTGTATGCAAATGGAGATGTCAGCGTATGTGAAATTCATCCTCCCCTGGGTAATCTCAGAGAGAAAAGTTTTTTTGAGATATGGAATTCACCTGCAGCTCGTAGACTTCGAGAAGATATCCGGGCAAAGAAGTGCTACTGCACGACGGAAATGTTTCTCTGGCCCAGCATTACCTTTCAACCCCTGCAACTGGTAAAAGCTTTATATGGGGCACGGAGGTGGGAGAAACCCAGACTGGGTTAA
- a CDS encoding methyltransferase domain-containing protein: MVNIFAEENLRLLEGFPLCCPQCKGIILQQKERFLCKVCKRQFPVIAGIPDFRIFGDPYLNFENDYKRAQLIAENAPKFNFQELLKFYWSHSPETPSPLREKFVRTALLAEAKAEGILKELALFSGDLIKTNQNVLEIGCGTGGFLISAVKTYSRVIGIDIALRWLIVARKRLEESGKKVPLICCCAEYLPFPDGFFNLVVAAATLEHTRDQSRVISESYRVLQNGGILFLSTPNRYSLTVEPHVYLWGVGFLPRSWMPRYVYLLKGVGYKNYRLLSYFELKKLLNPVFGKVRFSLPDVDDTMLINFSRWKRFQVKVYRNLRKISLFRALFLLCGPMYHILCQKVSKP, encoded by the coding sequence ATGGTTAATATCTTTGCTGAAGAAAATTTGAGATTGTTGGAAGGCTTTCCTCTTTGCTGTCCCCAGTGTAAGGGGATCATCTTACAACAAAAAGAGAGATTCCTTTGTAAGGTTTGTAAAAGGCAATTTCCTGTCATCGCCGGTATTCCGGATTTCAGAATTTTTGGGGATCCCTATCTCAATTTTGAGAATGACTATAAAAGGGCTCAATTAATTGCAGAGAATGCCCCTAAATTTAACTTCCAGGAATTACTTAAATTTTACTGGAGCCACAGCCCTGAAACCCCTTCACCATTACGCGAAAAATTTGTCCGAACTGCCCTATTGGCTGAAGCAAAAGCAGAAGGCATCTTAAAGGAGTTAGCTCTCTTTTCTGGGGATCTGATCAAAACAAATCAGAACGTACTGGAAATAGGATGCGGTACAGGAGGATTCTTAATATCTGCCGTAAAAACCTATTCCCGTGTGATAGGGATCGACATTGCACTTCGATGGCTTATAGTAGCCCGAAAGAGACTTGAAGAATCAGGTAAAAAGGTTCCCTTAATCTGTTGTTGTGCTGAATATCTCCCTTTCCCGGATGGATTTTTTAATTTGGTCGTTGCCGCTGCGACCTTAGAACATACCCGTGATCAATCCAGGGTGATCTCAGAAAGCTATCGGGTCTTACAGAATGGAGGAATTCTTTTCCTGAGTACCCCCAACCGTTATAGTCTTACCGTAGAACCTCATGTCTACCTCTGGGGGGTGGGATTTCTTCCCAGATCCTGGATGCCCCGATATGTATACCTTTTAAAGGGCGTAGGTTATAAGAATTACCGGTTGCTTTCTTATTTTGAGCTTAAAAAATTGCTGAACCCTGTTTTCGGTAAGGTGAGATTCTCGTTACCCGATGTGGATGATACGATGTTGATTAATTTTAGCCGTTGGAAAAGATTTCAGGTAAAAGTTTATCGAAACTTACGCAAAATATCTCTGTTTAGAGCTCTTTTCCTTTTGTGCGGACCTATGTATCACATTTTATGTCAAAAAGTTTCTAAGCCCTAA
- a CDS encoding glycosyltransferase codes for MFPEKNNNLSIIIASHNSLKELSLCLSSLQSQQIPANSFQSIEIIVVGNLSDEELIRLKELYPTVRVLRADPQASVPHLRSQGIREAQGDILALLEDHCIPAPDWYRSILSAHRSGHLVVGGTVENGSTERIVDWAVYLFEYSTYMKPLPRGEVQQLPGNNISYNRRVLPLLKDLLEKDLWESFWHKRLLEEGICLISNPDMVVYHHKSFCIQEFWHLVRLHGHNYAVSRTFDASHKKWLWMAGVFFLPFIMWFRIGKRILSKRRHVKKFILASPFLLWFNIGWTLGEITGTITKRPKPETGWTKP; via the coding sequence ATGTTTCCAGAGAAAAATAATAATCTATCAATCATCATAGCCAGTCATAACAGTTTAAAAGAACTCTCACTTTGTCTATCGAGTCTCCAAAGCCAACAGATACCGGCCAATTCTTTCCAGAGTATCGAGATTATCGTGGTGGGAAATTTATCGGACGAAGAACTTATCCGACTCAAGGAACTTTATCCAACCGTTCGAGTGTTACGAGCGGACCCTCAGGCTTCCGTACCGCATCTCCGGTCACAGGGCATAAGAGAAGCCCAAGGAGATATCCTTGCTCTTTTAGAGGATCATTGTATACCTGCGCCGGATTGGTATCGTTCTATTCTTTCAGCACATCGTTCAGGACATCTGGTCGTAGGAGGGACCGTGGAAAATGGGAGTACAGAACGGATCGTGGATTGGGCTGTTTACCTGTTTGAGTACAGTACCTACATGAAGCCACTTCCCCGCGGAGAAGTGCAACAATTACCGGGAAATAATATCAGTTATAATCGCCGGGTACTTCCTCTATTAAAAGACCTGCTAGAAAAAGACCTGTGGGAATCTTTCTGGCATAAGCGGCTCTTAGAAGAAGGAATTTGTTTAATATCAAATCCTGATATGGTCGTCTATCATCATAAATCTTTTTGTATCCAGGAATTCTGGCATCTGGTGCGCTTACATGGTCACAATTATGCAGTTTCACGAACCTTTGACGCCTCACATAAAAAATGGCTTTGGATGGCAGGCGTCTTTTTTTTACCTTTTATTATGTGGTTTAGAATCGGTAAGCGCATTTTAAGCAAACGAAGGCATGTGAAAAAATTTATTCTCGCATCTCCTTTTCTGCTTTGGTTTAATATAGGATGGACTCTAGGGGAGATAACAGGAACCATTACAAAACGTCCGAAGCCGGAGACAGGATGGACAAAGCCATAA